In one window of Poriferisphaera corsica DNA:
- a CDS encoding 3-deoxy-7-phosphoheptulonate synthase — protein MTNQTNSAVEQTHNVNVEATQTLTMPRELKAALPANECSVKTVIEGRQTIQNILAGKDDRFLVVIGPCSIHDTKAAMEYANRLIQLKKKYEDKLYIVMRVYFEKPRTTVGWKGLINDPHLDGSFDMSEGLRRARKLLLDINCLGLPTGTEMLDPITPQYIDDLVSWASIGARTTESQTHRQMASGLSMPVGFKNATNGDIQVAVDAMGSSKSKHHFIGIDDDGATCIVITKGNPHGHLILRGGSNQPNYDHVSVANAAEKLKKAKLSPTILVDCSHANSGKKHENQQLVWNSIIEQKLTGSSPVIGGMIESNLNQGAQKLTENLEYGVSITDQCIGWGKTEQILRDAYLKLSAK, from the coding sequence GTGACCAACCAGACCAATTCAGCCGTCGAGCAGACCCACAACGTCAACGTCGAAGCAACGCAAACCCTCACCATGCCCCGCGAGCTCAAAGCCGCACTTCCAGCCAACGAATGCTCCGTCAAGACCGTCATCGAAGGCCGCCAAACCATCCAAAACATCCTCGCCGGCAAGGACGACCGATTCCTCGTCGTCATCGGCCCATGCTCCATCCACGACACCAAAGCCGCCATGGAGTACGCCAACCGACTCATTCAACTCAAGAAAAAGTACGAAGATAAACTCTACATCGTCATGCGTGTCTACTTCGAAAAGCCACGCACCACCGTCGGCTGGAAGGGTCTCATCAACGACCCACACCTCGACGGCTCCTTCGACATGTCCGAAGGACTCCGCCGCGCACGCAAACTCCTCCTCGACATCAACTGCCTCGGCCTCCCCACCGGAACAGAAATGCTCGACCCCATCACACCCCAATACATCGACGACCTCGTCTCATGGGCCTCTATCGGCGCCCGCACAACCGAATCACAAACCCACCGCCAAATGGCCTCCGGCCTCTCCATGCCCGTCGGCTTCAAAAATGCAACCAACGGCGACATCCAAGTCGCTGTCGACGCCATGGGCTCCTCAAAATCCAAACACCACTTCATCGGCATCGACGACGACGGCGCAACCTGCATCGTCATCACCAAAGGCAACCCACACGGCCACCTCATCCTCCGAGGCGGCTCAAACCAACCCAACTACGACCATGTCTCCGTCGCAAACGCCGCAGAAAAGCTCAAAAAAGCAAAACTCTCACCCACCATCCTTGTCGATTGCTCGCACGCAAACTCAGGCAAAAAACACGAAAACCAGCAACTCGTCTGGAACAGCATCATCGAACAAAAACTCACAGGCTCCTCACCCGTCATCGGCGGCATGATCGAATCCAACCTCAACCAAGGTGCTCAAAAACTCACCGAAAACCTCGAATACGGCGTCTCCATCACCGACCAATGCATCGGCTGGGGCAAAACCGAGCAAATCCTCCGCGACGCATACCTCAAACTCTCCGCTAAATAA
- a CDS encoding PP2C family protein-serine/threonine phosphatase — translation MVPDIISASLTDIGRRRLANEDAFYNDLGLNLHVVCDGIGGQPSGEAASQIIAYSLGRMLRMEMRRGLGEGGIEDALRRVIGVISEQLYIGGSRIGSLKGMGATLVGMLVVGEVGYVFNVGDSRAYLFRDGELRQVSEDHTAQYRQYDSITDTLKDEQVGERRLLSEFIGAPRQVNVAVKRVEMAVGDQMLLCSDGLTDPVEEWVIKKILTQGYPIGETVRVLVEAANRAGGPDNVTVTLMDWRGMKTGEMVLEERDRAGVVSGEKVVAELRKRLLKLGHDLEMLHGYAEECRSMNQIGAFAAIKRWLGPELYAMFLSMSPSKNPMHAFHHAFTLERSPWRKAYDEHVRGLQPVIDRVVSGGVALSEFLHPHDTAAIVHTLWADWRRVEQLYFKLAASAEHTKQHERVVNLLIKHMFQSVSTLAGLLAFFDLYMTVGVGGDEVVRGTG, via the coding sequence ATGGTTCCGGACATCATTTCAGCTTCACTGACAGATATTGGGCGGCGGCGATTGGCGAACGAGGATGCGTTTTATAACGATCTTGGTTTGAATTTGCATGTAGTTTGCGATGGGATTGGGGGGCAGCCATCGGGTGAGGCGGCGTCGCAGATTATTGCGTATTCGTTGGGACGGATGCTTCGTATGGAGATGCGTCGTGGTTTGGGTGAGGGAGGGATTGAGGATGCATTGCGGCGCGTGATTGGGGTGATTTCAGAGCAGCTATATATAGGTGGGAGCCGAATTGGGTCGTTGAAAGGGATGGGGGCAACGCTGGTGGGGATGCTTGTGGTGGGAGAGGTGGGGTATGTGTTTAATGTGGGTGATTCACGGGCGTATCTGTTTCGTGATGGTGAGCTGCGGCAGGTGAGTGAAGATCATACGGCGCAGTATCGGCAGTATGATTCGATCACGGATACGTTGAAGGATGAGCAGGTTGGGGAGCGGCGGTTACTCAGTGAGTTTATTGGTGCGCCGCGGCAAGTGAATGTGGCGGTGAAGCGGGTGGAGATGGCGGTGGGTGATCAGATGCTTTTGTGTTCGGATGGGCTGACGGACCCGGTGGAGGAGTGGGTGATCAAAAAGATTTTGACGCAGGGGTATCCGATTGGTGAGACGGTGAGGGTTTTGGTTGAGGCGGCGAACAGGGCGGGGGGGCCGGACAATGTGACGGTGACGTTGATGGATTGGCGAGGGATGAAAACGGGGGAGATGGTGTTGGAAGAACGGGATCGCGCGGGAGTTGTGAGCGGTGAAAAGGTTGTGGCGGAGTTGCGGAAGCGGCTGTTAAAGTTGGGGCATGATTTGGAGATGCTGCACGGGTACGCGGAGGAATGCCGATCGATGAATCAGATTGGCGCGTTTGCGGCAATCAAGCGTTGGCTTGGGCCGGAGTTGTATGCGATGTTTTTGTCGATGTCGCCGTCGAAGAATCCGATGCATGCGTTTCATCATGCTTTTACGTTGGAGAGATCGCCGTGGCGAAAGGCTTATGATGAGCATGTGCGGGGTTTGCAGCCGGTGATTGATCGGGTTGTTTCGGGGGGCGTGGCGTTGTCGGAGTTTTTGCATCCACATGATACAGCGGCGATTGTGCATACGCTTTGGGCGGATTGGCGGCGCGTGGAGCAGTTGTATTTTAAGTTGGCAGCGAGTGCGGAACATACGAAGCAGCATGAGCGTGTAGTCAATCTGTTGATTAAGCACATGTTTCAATCCGTGAGTACGCTGGCGGGGTTGTTGGCGTTTTTTGATCTGTATATGACGGTGGGTGTTGGTGGGGACGAAGTGGTGCGTGGTACGGGGTGA
- a CDS encoding TolC family protein, whose protein sequence is MRHSSASFAPLRSGITTLLAGTLIVSGCTSPFDLADERALQQQLLSSYTTEVDAIAAGPVIELQRMPSDVIQELSPQRSAELNSISGIEAYRDDELILGQNLLGNENQLAVQLTLQQAIELAVRNNLDLQVARYTPAISETQLTQAEAFFDANFFFNSGYVRTADPNFGNTFAGQEGASLQEDYNFETGIRNNLISGGQLTTSTSLNHTHSSFGGTTSNFFEGNITINLVQPLLRGFGSDINRANIILARNALESTRQTLREDLLNLAANVEAQYWTLSFSKQALLIQTRLLERTINDRDRLQERAEFDVNPVRLTEASSFVELRRADVIRTRQEVRDASDALKRLINSPELPVADETIIIPVDWPVDVPLQFSLLDAISTALLNRPELQVALYNIKDSSIRQRVAENGRLPILNITLGNNLSGAEANNPAAGYGDLFDLDFVDYIAQIAFEMPIGNREPEAAYQESILARKQSVVIYQDQAQQVVLDVKNALRELLTSYELIGATRAARLAAADALRAIEEQEAAGVALTPEFLLDLKLQAQERLADAETQEVQSLINYNNAISILYLQMGTLLERDGIVFENYINAPVTAAPLLEP, encoded by the coding sequence ATGAGACATAGCTCTGCTAGTTTTGCTCCCTTACGCAGCGGCATCACAACCCTGCTCGCAGGCACACTCATCGTCTCCGGATGCACCTCGCCATTCGACCTCGCAGATGAACGCGCCCTTCAACAGCAACTCCTCTCCTCATACACCACCGAAGTCGATGCCATCGCCGCAGGCCCCGTCATCGAACTCCAGCGCATGCCCTCCGACGTCATCCAGGAACTCTCACCCCAACGCTCCGCAGAGCTCAACAGCATCTCCGGCATCGAAGCCTATCGCGACGATGAACTCATCCTCGGCCAAAACCTCCTCGGCAACGAAAATCAGCTCGCCGTACAACTCACACTCCAGCAAGCCATCGAACTCGCCGTCCGCAACAACCTCGATCTCCAGGTTGCTCGCTACACCCCTGCCATCAGTGAAACACAGCTCACACAAGCTGAAGCCTTCTTCGACGCCAACTTCTTCTTCAACTCCGGCTACGTCCGCACCGCCGACCCCAACTTCGGCAACACTTTCGCCGGCCAGGAAGGCGCTTCTCTACAAGAAGATTACAACTTCGAAACAGGCATCCGCAACAACCTCATCTCAGGCGGTCAACTCACAACCTCAACATCACTCAACCACACCCACTCCTCCTTCGGCGGAACAACCTCAAACTTCTTCGAAGGCAACATCACCATCAACCTCGTCCAGCCTCTCCTCCGAGGCTTCGGCTCCGACATCAACCGCGCAAACATCATCCTCGCACGCAACGCACTCGAATCAACCCGACAAACACTCCGCGAAGACCTCCTCAACCTCGCCGCTAACGTCGAAGCTCAATACTGGACGCTTTCATTCAGCAAGCAAGCCCTCCTCATTCAAACCCGCCTGCTCGAACGAACCATCAACGACCGCGACCGCCTTCAAGAACGTGCCGAATTCGACGTCAACCCCGTGCGTCTCACCGAAGCCAGCTCCTTCGTCGAGCTTCGCCGCGCGGATGTCATCCGCACACGTCAAGAAGTCCGTGATGCCTCCGATGCTCTCAAGCGTCTGATCAACTCCCCAGAACTCCCCGTTGCTGACGAAACCATCATCATCCCTGTTGATTGGCCCGTCGACGTCCCACTCCAATTCTCACTCCTCGACGCCATCTCAACCGCACTACTCAACCGTCCTGAACTCCAAGTCGCACTCTACAACATCAAAGACTCATCCATCAGGCAACGCGTCGCCGAAAACGGCCGTCTCCCAATCCTCAACATCACACTCGGCAACAACCTCTCCGGTGCCGAAGCCAACAACCCCGCCGCAGGTTACGGCGACCTCTTTGACCTCGACTTCGTCGACTACATCGCTCAAATCGCTTTCGAAATGCCCATCGGCAACCGTGAACCCGAAGCCGCCTACCAAGAATCTATCCTTGCACGCAAGCAATCTGTCGTTATCTACCAAGACCAAGCGCAGCAAGTCGTCCTCGACGTCAAAAACGCGCTTCGTGAATTACTCACCAGCTACGAACTCATCGGCGCAACCCGCGCCGCTCGCCTCGCCGCCGCTGACGCGCTTCGAGCAATCGAAGAACAAGAAGCTGCTGGTGTCGCACTCACACCCGAATTCCTACTCGACCTCAAACTTCAAGCTCAGGAACGCCTCGCCGACGCCGAAACCCAAGAAGTTCAATCACTCATCAACTACAACAACGCAATCAGCATCCTCTACCTCCAGATGGGCACCCTTCTCGAACGTGATGGCATCGTCTTCGAAAACTACATCAACGCACCCGTGACCGCCGCACCACTACTCGAACCATAA